The Pristis pectinata isolate sPriPec2 chromosome 28, sPriPec2.1.pri, whole genome shotgun sequence genome includes a window with the following:
- the tnfaip8l3 gene encoding tumor necrosis factor alpha-induced protein 8-like protein 3 isoform X1 — translation MDSESGELSEGDMSPAGTESFNSKSLALQAQKKILTKMATKTVANMLIDDTSSDILDELYKVTREYTNDKKEAHKVLKDLIKIALKIGILYRNNQFNQDEVEIVDKFKKKLNQAAMTAVSFYEVEFTFDRSVLAELLNECKDLLHELIERHLTPKSHGRIDHVFRLFADMEFLSDLYNPNGPYKESLQKICQGVNKLLDEGII, via the coding sequence CAGGAACTGAATCCTTTAATTCCAAAAGCTTGGCCCTACAAGCACAGAAGAAAATCCTCACCAAAATGGCAACTAAGACAGTGGCCAACATGCTCATTGACGACACAAGTAGTGACATCCTGGACGAGTTGTACAAAGTAACCAGAGAGTACACAAATGACAAGAAGGAAGCCCATAAAGTCTTGAAGGATTTGATCAAGATTGCTTTAAAAATCGGGATCCTCTACAGGAACAATCAGTTTAACCAGGACGAAGTGGAGATTGTGGATAAATTCAAGAAGAAGTTAAATCAGGCAGCAATGACAGCAGTGAGTTTTTATGAGGTTGAGTTCACGTTTGACAGAAGCGTTCTGGCAGAGCTGTTGAACGAATGCAAGGATCTGCTGCATGAGCTGATCGAACGCCATCTCACTCCCAAATCCCACGGTCGCATCGATCATGTGTTCAGACTCTTTGCAGACATGGAATTCCTATCTGATTTGTACAATCCCAATGGCCCATACAAAGAGTCGCTGCAGAAAATCTGTCAAGGTGTCAACAAACTGCTCGATGAAGGAATCATCTGA
- the tnfaip8l3 gene encoding tumor necrosis factor alpha-induced protein 8-like protein 3 isoform X2, with translation MDSESGELSEGDMSPGTESFNSKSLALQAQKKILTKMATKTVANMLIDDTSSDILDELYKVTREYTNDKKEAHKVLKDLIKIALKIGILYRNNQFNQDEVEIVDKFKKKLNQAAMTAVSFYEVEFTFDRSVLAELLNECKDLLHELIERHLTPKSHGRIDHVFRLFADMEFLSDLYNPNGPYKESLQKICQGVNKLLDEGII, from the coding sequence GAACTGAATCCTTTAATTCCAAAAGCTTGGCCCTACAAGCACAGAAGAAAATCCTCACCAAAATGGCAACTAAGACAGTGGCCAACATGCTCATTGACGACACAAGTAGTGACATCCTGGACGAGTTGTACAAAGTAACCAGAGAGTACACAAATGACAAGAAGGAAGCCCATAAAGTCTTGAAGGATTTGATCAAGATTGCTTTAAAAATCGGGATCCTCTACAGGAACAATCAGTTTAACCAGGACGAAGTGGAGATTGTGGATAAATTCAAGAAGAAGTTAAATCAGGCAGCAATGACAGCAGTGAGTTTTTATGAGGTTGAGTTCACGTTTGACAGAAGCGTTCTGGCAGAGCTGTTGAACGAATGCAAGGATCTGCTGCATGAGCTGATCGAACGCCATCTCACTCCCAAATCCCACGGTCGCATCGATCATGTGTTCAGACTCTTTGCAGACATGGAATTCCTATCTGATTTGTACAATCCCAATGGCCCATACAAAGAGTCGCTGCAGAAAATCTGTCAAGGTGTCAACAAACTGCTCGATGAAGGAATCATCTGA